The Methanolobus sp. WCC4 genome includes the window CTCAACGGGGATGTAGATGCAGGAGCTGTCAGTACCGGCACTCTGGAAAGAATGGCTCTGGAGGGCATTATAGATATCGAGGAAATAAAGGTCATTGGCCAGAAAGAATATATGGGTCATCCTTTCCTTGTCAGCACGGATCTTTATGCAGACTGGATGTTCGGAAAAGTCGCTTCAACGCCTGAAGATATTGGTAATAAGGTATCTATAGCCCTTCTAAGCATGCCTGCGGATAGTGATGCTGCCATTGCACTTGGTTCGGCTGGCTGGTCAGTCCCGGCAAGTTACAGTCCTGTAGATAATCTCATGAAAGAACTCAGGGTCAGTTTGTATGTCGATCATGGAAAGGTAACTCCTGCACAGTTTCTTGTTCAGTACTGGTATCTTCTGGTTCTTCTATTGATGTTGATAGTTCTCATGGGAATACACTCACGTCTGATGCTGGAAAAAACTAAAAAGGAACAACTTGAGGAATCTAACAGGCTTAAGGACCTTTTTGCAGATATTATGAGGCATGACCTGATGAATCCTGTAAATGTGATCAAGGGATTCAGTGATATTCTTTACATGGATGAGACCGACCCCGGGAAAAAAGAAACACTTGGTCTGATACGTGACCAGGCCGATCATCTTGCCTTTATGGTAGGGTCGGCAGCAAAACTTGCAAAGCTTGAATCCCAGAAGGAAATGGAATTCAAAGTGCAGGATATTGGTACTATACTCCGGACAGTGGCAAATAGATTCTCTTTGGAGTTCTCTGGAAAAGGGATTGGTCTGGACCTGAGTTTCGATGGTGAATATCTTTCCCGTATGAATGATATTATCGAGGATGTCTTTTCCAACCTTGTATCCAATGCCTTGAAGTACAGTCCAGAGGGGAGTAAGGTCAGCATCGATATTCTCGATTCAGGTGACTCGTGGAAGGTGACGGTCACAGATGAGGGTGATGGTATCCCTGATGAGGACAAGGAATATGTTTTCGAGAGGTTCAAGCGGGCTGATAAAAAAGGTATAAAGGGAACCGGTCTTGGCCTTGCCATCGCAAAGAGGATAGTGGATATTCACAAAGGTTCTCTTGGTATTGAGGACAATCCTGATGGTGAAGGTTCCATGTTCTGGGTCATGCTCAAAAAAGCATAGCTTCAGTCTATCTTACGCATGACAATGGACCCGTCACGCATGTGTACTTCTACGTATTTCTCTTTTTCCTTATCAGGTTCATACTTGTTGTAGAGCATGGATTCAACCCTTCCTGCATCCATGAGTTCCCTGATAAGTTTACTCTCCTCTCCTTTCATTCTGGACTTTGCAGCAGGAGGACTTGTCTTTGCCTTACTTTTGGAGTAGATCGAGCCACCTTCCATTCCGGCACCAATGAAACCTTTAGCATTCAGGAAGATGAGTTTTCCGTCTTTCATGTAAGCTCCGGCGAACTCTCCCACATCACCGTGAACAACAACGGTACCTCCATTGAGATGTGAACCGGTGTTCATTCCCGCATTACCATTCACTATGACCGTGGCTTTCTCTGCAAGCAGGCCGGTTCCGTTCCAGGAATCTCCTTCAATGACAACCTTTGCATCACAATTACATCTTGCAGCGACAGTTCCCCTGGCAATACCATCTTTGAGGACAAGTGTTTTCTGTTCTTCGCTGAACTCATTCCCTATGAGTTCATCCTCTCCAAGTCCGTTGCAGAGGATATCCGTGATCGAGCGGAATTTCCTGAAATCCTCTGCATCTGACACAAGTTCCACGATGTTACCCAGAGGATATTCAATATTTCCTTTGACATAGAGGGTTCCGGATACCATTCCCATACCGGTCTCCGGTCCGACATTCCCTGTTATGAATATCCTGCCTGCCTTTTCAGCCTCTCCACTTCCTCCGAAGTGTTTCAGGTCAGCACCCATACTGTAGGCGAAGTTCTTACCTGCATTTCCTATTATGTGAACCTCGCCACTGCTTTTCAGCTCATTTACAAGGTCCCTGTATGTTAGTTCCGTGCCTTTCTGGTATGGTATGACCGAATCAGGATCAAGGTTCTCGTTATGCCAGTGGAAATTAAAAGTGTAGTCGCAGAGGTGATCCACCTCTTTGACCAGCTCGATCTCTATGGTCATTATCTCATCCGTGGATAAGCCGTGGCAGGCATCTTGTGCACA containing:
- a CDS encoding sensor histidine kinase; the protein is MRVSGLPIRSLLLFMIVSSIFVPMASCSSDVYRIGVLSVYGEKSETTEQWTPTAEYLETSIPNTTFEVIPLNYDEFVPAATNGSIDFYYVNPMVYVELARLHGAGRIATFQPTWNNSSCAGFGGVIITRADRDDIDLLWHLKGRSFMAVNERSFGGFLAPVEELKQNGVDYKKDLGELTFGQKHDKVVLAVLNGDVDAGAVSTGTLERMALEGIIDIEEIKVIGQKEYMGHPFLVSTDLYADWMFGKVASTPEDIGNKVSIALLSMPADSDAAIALGSAGWSVPASYSPVDNLMKELRVSLYVDHGKVTPAQFLVQYWYLLVLLLMLIVLMGIHSRLMLEKTKKEQLEESNRLKDLFADIMRHDLMNPVNVIKGFSDILYMDETDPGKKETLGLIRDQADHLAFMVGSAAKLAKLESQKEMEFKVQDIGTILRTVANRFSLEFSGKGIGLDLSFDGEYLSRMNDIIEDVFSNLVSNALKYSPEGSKVSIDILDSGDSWKVTVTDEGDGIPDEDKEYVFERFKRADKKGIKGTGLGLAIAKRIVDIHKGSLGIEDNPDGEGSMFWVMLKKA
- a CDS encoding formylmethanofuran dehydrogenase gives rise to the protein MTIEIELVKEVDHLCDYTFNFHWHNENLDPDSVIPYQKGTELTYRDLVNELKSSGEVHIIGNAGKNFAYSMGADLKHFGGSGEAEKAGRIFITGNVGPETGMGMVSGTLYVKGNIEYPLGNIVELVSDAEDFRKFRSITDILCNGLGEDELIGNEFSEEQKTLVLKDGIARGTVAARCNCDAKVVIEGDSWNGTGLLAEKATVIVNGNAGMNTGSHLNGGTVVVHGDVGEFAGAYMKDGKLIFLNAKGFIGAGMEGGSIYSKSKAKTSPPAAKSRMKGEESKLIRELMDAGRVESMLYNKYEPDKEKEKYVEVHMRDGSIVMRKID